From the genome of Adhaeribacter pallidiroseus:
AGATGAATTAGCTAATCGTTTTCCGGACTTAAATATTATTTTCATAGAAAGTGGCGGGGATAATCTTTCAGCGACCTTTAGTCCGGAGTTAGCGGATGTAACCATATTCGTAATTGATGTAGCCGAGGGGGATAAAATCCCCCGGAAAGGCGGACCAGGCATTACGCGATCGGATTTATTAATTATTAACAAAATAGATCTTGCTCCCTACGTTGGAGCCAGTTTAGAAATAATGGAAAGCGATGCTGCCCGGATGCGGCTTGGCCGCCCTTTTATATTTACCAATCTGATGAATTTGCAAGGGCTAGATCAGGTAATTGCCTGGATAAAAAAATATGCCTTGTTGGAAGATATGGTAACTACCGGACAGGCCGAGTAAAATGATTGGCGAACTTACATTTACAGTTGCTAATCGCACGGGTAAAAGTTTTCTGGGTCAGGCCTACTGTACCCATCCTTTTAAAATAGCACCAGTAGGGGAGCACCCGGAAAATCCTACGCTTTACCTAATGATTCGAAGCTCTTCGCCGGGCGTTCTGGACAATGATCATTATAAAATTAACATTCATTTAAACTCAGGTAGTCGTCTGCATCTACAAACCCAATCTTACCAACGAATTTTTAAAATGGATAACGGAGCTCGCCAGGAGATGGTGGTTAACCTGGCGGCAAAAAGTTACTTCTGTTTTATTCCGCATCCGGTAGTGCCCCACGAAAATTCCCGGTTTTACAGCCATACCGTTATAAACATGGCCGAAGAATCGCGGCTTGTCTGGGGAGAAATTATTACTTGTGGCCGAAAGTTATCCGGCGAAGCATTTAAATTTACTTCTTTGCACACTATTTTAAAAATCTATAATGGAGATCGCCTGATTTTTAAAGATCAATTACTGCTTTGCCCCGGAACCACCCGCTTACAAAATTTAGGGCTTTACGAAGATTATTCGCACCAAGCTAATTTGGTATTGTTACCTGCCGGACCAGATGCAGCAACGCTTTTGGAGTTGGTACAGGAATATTTTTTAAAAATCAATAATGTAGCCGTTGGTTTAACCGAGATTGCTTCTAACGGAATTTTAATACGAATACTTGGAACTAGCGGAGAACAATTATTTAGTTGCCTGCAGGAAATAAGTGCCTTGTTACTAGAAAACATAGCTGGTTCCGAAATATTGCTTAGTCCGGAAAAATGAACTTTTATGCTTATGACTGCCGAGTTTCAGCTTTTAACCTTAACCGCCATTGGTATTAGTTTTATTCATACCATTACGGGTCCGGATCATTACGTACCTTTTATTGCACTTTCCCGAACCCGGAATTGGTCTGTAATAAAAACGATTACCTGTACCGTAGTTTGTGGATTAGGGCATGTAGGAAGTTCTGTTTTGCTCGGATTAGTGGGTATTGGTTTAGGCTGGTCCCTTTCCAAACTAAGTTGGTTGGAACAGGTGCGGGGAGGTTTAGCGGGTTGGGGGCTCCTTTTATTTGGTGTGCTGTATACCGTCTGGGGATTAAAGCAAGCGTATCAAAACCGACCGCATAAACATTTCGATGCCTACCCGGATAGTTCTGTTTATGTATATGAGCACCGCCCCGGCGAAGTTGTTTATCCGCACCAGCGCAAAAAAGTTACGCCGTGGGTACTATTTATTATTTTTATATTAGGCCCTTGCGAACCGCTGATACCTTTGCTTTCCTATCCGGCAGCTCAGGATTCTACCGCTGGTATAATCTGGCTGGTAAGTATTTTTACGCTGTTTACCATTCTTACCATGGTAGCTATGGTGCTGCTGGGTTACTATGGAATATCTTTTTTTAAAAATTCAGTATTAGAGCGGTATGTGCACGCCATTGGCGGTTCTACCATTGTGGCTTGTGGGATAGGCATGTTGTTTTTAGGCTGGTAAAAAGAAATTATACCGCATCAAGTAATGTTAAAAAGCATCCCTTATCGTCAGGTTAATCAACCTTTATTTGTAAACCTTTTCGACTTGTTTGTTGTATGACCTTATGAAAAATTTTAAAAAATACTACATTTTATCCGCCGACCCGGAAGAAGTTTATAATGCTTTGACTATCCCGGCCACTTTGCAACTCTGGACCGGCGAAAAAGCCGAAATGTCTACGGAGCCTGGCTCTGAGTTTTCTCTTTGGGATGATAGCATCGTTGGTAAAAATATCGAGTTTGAACCGGGGCGGAAAATAGTTCAGGAATGGTACTTTGGCGAACAACCAGAGCCTTCTCTGGTTACAATTATTTTGCACCCGCATAAACAAGGCACTTCGGTAGAGTTGAGGCATACCAATATTCCGGATCAAGATTTTGAAGATATTACCGAAGGTTGGGACTCCAGTTACTTTGGGGCCTTGCAGGATTTCTACGAAGATTAAGTTATTTCTTAGTTTTTTTGTTTAGCTCTGCTTCAGCTACTTGTAAATTTTTGTCCGGAATCCATAGATTACTTGCGGTAATATTGGTTAACTTGTAATTCTATGGCTTTATTTATTACTTCCTTAAATTCTGGTAGTAACGGTAACTGTTATTATATCGGTAATGAACACGATGCGGTTTTGGTGGATGCCGGCATTTCCTGCCGGGAAACGGAAAAACGTTTGCATCGTTTAAACTTATCTATTTCTAAAGTAAGAGCTGTTTTTATTTCGCACGAGCATTCCGATCATATCAGAGGTTTGGCCGTTCTTGCCCGCAAACACAATCTGCCGGTTTTTATTACCCCTGCTACCCTGCAAAACAGCCGACTGGGCTCAGAGCAATTTTTAACCGTACCGTTAGTCGGTTTCCAGCCCGTAACTATTGGCGATCTGCAAATTATTGCTTTCCCAAAATCTCACGATGCTTCCGATCCGCATAGTTTTTTAATTTCTTGCAAAGGCGTTAAAATCGGCGTATTTACCGATATTGGTTTTGCTTGTGAGCATGTCATTTCTCATTTTCAGCAATGTCACGCAGCTTTTCTGGAAACGAACTACGACGAAAACCTATTACAAAATGGTCATTATCCCTATTATTTAAAAAACAGAATTCGAAGCAACAAAGGCCATTTATCCAATAGACAAGCACTCGCGTTATTTACTAGCCACAAGCCGCGGTATATGAGCCATGTTTTGCTGTCGCACCTTTCCCAACAAAATAATTGTCCCAAGTTAGTTTACGAGCTGTTTAACAATCATGCAAACGGCACAGAAGTAGTAGTTGCCTCTCGTTACTCGGAAACTCCAGTTTACGCCATATCTGCTAACCAAGTGCTAGAGCCTTCTAGGATGTATCAATTGTTCGATAATTAAAAATATCAAGTATGTAGCTTGCAAAAAGATTTTTTTACGAAAGTGTATTTATATTACCTGTTCCATGGATATCGACTATGCTATTGAAGTAAATTCATCTTATTGTATTTATTTTGTATTCCTAGGGTAATTTGCAAATGCATAAAAGGTAATTTACTCTTATACTGTATTTTTGAAATTTTTTATTTTCCTGAATAGTAATGTTTGCCTCTTTTGTTGCGGCATTTCTTAACCATATCTTTGCCAATTCGCATAAGCTCCGTATTCTATGGCAATCATACTAGCGCTTGACACTTCTACTTCTTTCTGTTCGATTGCCCTTTTTCACGATCAACAACTGCTAGCCTTGTCGGAGTTGCAGATAGAGAAATCCCATGCTTCCCATGGTACTGTATTGATTAATCAAATGCTGAATAACTGCAGTAAATCTTTTGAAGACATTGCCGCAGTTGCAATTTCTAGTGGACCCGGCTCCTACACAGGTTTGCGGATTGGTACTTCCATTGCCAAAGGTTTATGCTTTTCTCTTGATATTCCCTTAATAGAAGTTTCTACCTTGCACGCTTTAGCGTATTCCCACATCCAGGTAACTCCTAATGCCGATAACTTTTTATTTTGCCCCATGTTCGATGCCCGGCGGCAAGAGGTGTATACCTGCATCGTGGATCACCTTTTAAATGAACACTTTCCTGTCAGCCCGTTGGTATTATCCCCCTCAACTTTTGAAAATTACACTTTAAAGCAACCTGTTATTTTTTTTGGCAGCGGGGCTATTAAGTATCAAGCTTTAGTAGGTAATAATGGTAATCACAAATTTGTTAACTCATTACCTGTTACCTCTAAATCAATCGGAGTTTTAGCCTATCAGAAATATCATAAACAACAGTTTGAAGATGTTGCTTATTACGAACCATTTTACTTGAAAGAGGTTTATATTACAGCAGGTACAAAAAATAAAGAAGAAAAATGAATGAAATCATAAATAAAGTTGCGGAAAGCTCCCTGATAACCATCAATCTAGAGGCATTGATTCATCCAGGTGAACGGGTCGTTTTTGATATCAAAGATCAACTGTTTATGGGTTTGATTTTAAAAGAAAAAGACTTTAGATCTTTTATTAAAGAAAACGATTGGTCGGTTTACACCGGAAAAAACGTGGCCATGATTAATTCCGCGGATGCTATAGTGCCAACTTGGGCTTACATGCTAGTAGCCAGCAAATTGCAAATGTATGCTAACCGGTATATTTTTGGTAATCTGGGCAATTTAGAACAAGCTTTAATACAAGAAGCCATCGCTAACATTAATCCGGATGAATACATGAATGCTAAAATAGTAGTTAAAGGTTGTAGTAGTATAACAGTTCCTGATTTTGCCTACGTTGAAATCATGCACAAGCTACTACCTGTAGCTAGTAGCATTATGTATGGTGAGCCTTGTAGTACCGTGCCAATTTATAAAAAATTAAAATTTTAATTGCGTACCATAATCCCATTAGCCTAGTGAGTGTTGGACCGAACCGGGGGAGTATGCTGCAGCGGTAAGGTGGAGAGCGATGTTTTTAGGGCCTTAAAAGATTTTATAGTTTGGCAGCAAGGGCTTTGGGGTTTGGAAAAAGGAAAAGAAGGCAAAGGATTAGGAAAAGGGAAG
Proteins encoded in this window:
- a CDS encoding MBL fold metallo-hydrolase; the encoded protein is MALFITSLNSGSNGNCYYIGNEHDAVLVDAGISCRETEKRLHRLNLSISKVRAVFISHEHSDHIRGLAVLARKHNLPVFITPATLQNSRLGSEQFLTVPLVGFQPVTIGDLQIIAFPKSHDASDPHSFLISCKGVKIGVFTDIGFACEHVISHFQQCHAAFLETNYDENLLQNGHYPYYLKNRIRSNKGHLSNRQALALFTSHKPRYMSHVLLSHLSQQNNCPKLVYELFNNHANGTEVVVASRYSETPVYAISANQVLEPSRMYQLFDN
- a CDS encoding urease accessory protein UreH domain-containing protein, whose protein sequence is MTAEFQLLTLTAIGISFIHTITGPDHYVPFIALSRTRNWSVIKTITCTVVCGLGHVGSSVLLGLVGIGLGWSLSKLSWLEQVRGGLAGWGLLLFGVLYTVWGLKQAYQNRPHKHFDAYPDSSVYVYEHRPGEVVYPHQRKKVTPWVLFIIFILGPCEPLIPLLSYPAAQDSTAGIIWLVSIFTLFTILTMVAMVLLGYYGISFFKNSVLERYVHAIGGSTIVACGIGMLFLGW
- the tsaB gene encoding tRNA (adenosine(37)-N6)-threonylcarbamoyltransferase complex dimerization subunit type 1 TsaB; the encoded protein is MAIILALDTSTSFCSIALFHDQQLLALSELQIEKSHASHGTVLINQMLNNCSKSFEDIAAVAISSGPGSYTGLRIGTSIAKGLCFSLDIPLIEVSTLHALAYSHIQVTPNADNFLFCPMFDARRQEVYTCIVDHLLNEHFPVSPLVLSPSTFENYTLKQPVIFFGSGAIKYQALVGNNGNHKFVNSLPVTSKSIGVLAYQKYHKQQFEDVAYYEPFYLKEVYITAGTKNKEEK
- the ureG gene encoding urease accessory protein UreG — translated: MANERKYIKIGVAGPVGSGKTALIERLSRQFVGAYSVGVITNDIYTKEDAEFLTRNSLLPPDRIIGVETGGCPHTAIREDASMNLEAVDELANRFPDLNIIFIESGGDNLSATFSPELADVTIFVIDVAEGDKIPRKGGPGITRSDLLIINKIDLAPYVGASLEIMESDAARMRLGRPFIFTNLMNLQGLDQVIAWIKKYALLEDMVTTGQAE
- a CDS encoding DUF2480 family protein, with product MNEIINKVAESSLITINLEALIHPGERVVFDIKDQLFMGLILKEKDFRSFIKENDWSVYTGKNVAMINSADAIVPTWAYMLVASKLQMYANRYIFGNLGNLEQALIQEAIANINPDEYMNAKIVVKGCSSITVPDFAYVEIMHKLLPVASSIMYGEPCSTVPIYKKLKF
- a CDS encoding urease accessory protein UreD yields the protein MIGELTFTVANRTGKSFLGQAYCTHPFKIAPVGEHPENPTLYLMIRSSSPGVLDNDHYKINIHLNSGSRLHLQTQSYQRIFKMDNGARQEMVVNLAAKSYFCFIPHPVVPHENSRFYSHTVINMAEESRLVWGEIITCGRKLSGEAFKFTSLHTILKIYNGDRLIFKDQLLLCPGTTRLQNLGLYEDYSHQANLVLLPAGPDAATLLELVQEYFLKINNVAVGLTEIASNGILIRILGTSGEQLFSCLQEISALLLENIAGSEILLSPEK
- a CDS encoding SRPBCC domain-containing protein; amino-acid sequence: MKNFKKYYILSADPEEVYNALTIPATLQLWTGEKAEMSTEPGSEFSLWDDSIVGKNIEFEPGRKIVQEWYFGEQPEPSLVTIILHPHKQGTSVELRHTNIPDQDFEDITEGWDSSYFGALQDFYED